In the genome of Leeuwenhoekiella sp. MAR_2009_132, one region contains:
- a CDS encoding VCBS repeat-containing protein — translation MPRLRIYFIIVLFTLVCSCKQNNEIYKLSQVTNSGVLFKNEIKSTPELNILNYLYFYNGAGTAIADFNNDGLLDIYFTGNQVADKLYLNTGNLTFKDISTEAGINLENTWNTGVTTVDINHDGLLDIYVSTVSGHLNLKGHNKLFINQGSQEGIPSFLEKSAEYGIDYTGLSTQASFFDYDLDGDLDLYLLNHSVHPNSSYGRAAIRNTQDSINGDRFYINNKGNYLNYTEQAGILSSKIGYGLGVSVSDLNNDGYPDLYIANDFFENDYLYLNQKDGTFKELNTTTKILGHTSHFSMGSDMADINNDGLSDILSLDMLPEKLEVLKASGTEYAYPIYQNQLRNGYDYEFMQNALQLNLGNNRFSEIAFQSGIAATEWSWSPLIADFDNDGYKDIYIANGILGATNDMDFVNFISNEAIQKRLGKNMTEREMEFIKKIPKTHVTNYAYKNTGGSSFKDVTKQWTSSKPSFSNGASYADLDNDGDLDIVVNNINEAAYILENNTAQSKENQKGISIRFKGSKENTFGIGAKITTFVNGTMQIFENYTTRGFMSAVPPSVFVGMGNSKSIDSLQIIWPSGKVQKLKNIQIKETILLKEEDAIHTSTSTAPFQSEIQLINVASKIDFVHKDGSSIEFSRDALVPYANTNTGPQLKAADLNNDGFEDLIILGAKGQETQLYFQNKKGDFVKNKLPEAAKDAINEDTAVALFDVNNDGLTDILIASGGNEFTTGKPLTPRLYLNSANGYILSENEFDGLYINASKISPVDFDNDSDLDFAITSDLVPHEFGATPSSYLFMNDGKGHFKNATDSLAPEFSNIGNVKDLIWADIDGNGYNDALVCGHWMPIQIFLNDGKKLTLQKNLSLDKTNGLWNALIAEDFDNDGDLDFIAGNWGLNTRLTASLEKPLSLYRYDFDANGKVDPVTTYFYKDTETILATKDEIVKQIPPLNKKFLSYHAFAQAHIEDLFSKEKLKKADKKKVFTLETTYFENTGNSTFKAHKLPFMTQISSTKAIFTDDFNGDGYKDILLLGNDSEISTQLGRQDASHGIFLLNNGQGSFNYTTQHNVDIKGASRSITPIKIKDSLFYIIGRNNESPLFLRKEN, via the coding sequence ATGCCACGATTACGTATCTATTTTATAATCGTACTCTTCACTTTAGTTTGCTCATGCAAACAAAATAATGAGATCTACAAACTATCACAAGTAACAAATTCTGGTGTTTTATTTAAAAACGAAATTAAAAGCACTCCAGAACTAAATATTTTAAATTACCTATACTTTTATAATGGAGCCGGAACTGCAATAGCAGATTTTAATAATGACGGTTTATTAGATATTTACTTTACAGGAAATCAAGTTGCAGATAAGCTGTATCTTAATACAGGAAATCTAACTTTTAAAGACATTTCTACAGAAGCCGGAATAAATCTGGAGAACACCTGGAATACAGGCGTAACCACTGTAGACATTAATCACGATGGCCTTTTAGATATTTACGTTTCTACTGTTAGTGGCCACCTCAATTTAAAAGGGCACAACAAACTTTTTATAAACCAGGGTTCACAAGAGGGCATTCCCTCATTTTTAGAAAAATCTGCTGAATATGGTATAGATTATACAGGGCTCTCTACGCAAGCCTCGTTCTTTGATTATGATTTAGACGGAGATCTCGATCTATACCTACTCAATCATTCGGTTCACCCAAACTCGAGTTACGGTCGCGCAGCTATACGCAATACTCAAGATAGCATTAATGGCGATCGTTTTTATATAAATAACAAAGGCAACTACCTAAACTACACAGAACAGGCCGGTATTTTATCCAGCAAAATAGGATATGGATTAGGCGTATCTGTAAGCGATTTAAATAACGACGGGTATCCTGATTTGTACATCGCAAATGATTTTTTTGAGAATGATTATCTCTATTTGAATCAAAAAGATGGAACTTTTAAAGAGTTAAATACCACTACAAAAATTCTTGGACATACTTCTCATTTCTCAATGGGTTCTGACATGGCAGACATCAACAACGACGGTCTATCAGATATTCTAAGTTTAGATATGCTTCCCGAAAAACTTGAAGTTTTAAAAGCTTCTGGTACTGAATACGCCTACCCTATTTATCAGAATCAGCTTAGAAACGGGTACGATTATGAGTTTATGCAAAATGCATTACAACTAAACCTGGGTAATAATCGCTTCTCAGAAATTGCTTTTCAAAGCGGTATCGCTGCTACAGAGTGGTCCTGGAGTCCGTTAATTGCAGACTTTGATAATGACGGATATAAAGACATTTACATCGCTAACGGAATTTTAGGTGCTACTAATGATATGGATTTTGTAAATTTTATTTCAAATGAAGCCATTCAAAAACGTCTGGGGAAAAATATGACCGAAAGAGAAATGGAATTCATCAAAAAAATCCCTAAAACTCATGTTACAAACTATGCTTATAAAAATACGGGAGGTTCTTCTTTTAAAGATGTGACTAAACAATGGACTTCATCAAAACCATCTTTTAGCAACGGTGCCTCGTATGCAGATTTAGACAATGATGGCGATCTCGATATCGTAGTCAATAATATCAATGAGGCAGCGTATATTTTAGAAAACAACACCGCTCAGTCTAAAGAAAACCAAAAAGGAATCAGCATTAGATTTAAAGGCAGTAAAGAGAACACATTTGGGATAGGTGCTAAAATAACCACCTTCGTAAATGGCACGATGCAGATCTTTGAGAATTATACAACACGTGGTTTTATGTCTGCAGTACCTCCATCAGTTTTTGTAGGTATGGGGAATTCAAAAAGTATAGACTCGCTTCAGATAATTTGGCCTTCAGGAAAAGTTCAAAAACTAAAGAATATTCAGATTAAGGAAACCATACTACTAAAAGAAGAAGATGCAATTCATACATCTACTTCAACAGCTCCTTTTCAATCTGAAATTCAACTAATAAATGTAGCATCAAAAATAGATTTTGTTCATAAAGACGGTAGTTCTATAGAGTTTAGCCGAGACGCATTAGTACCGTATGCCAATACGAATACCGGCCCACAGCTAAAAGCCGCAGATTTAAATAATGATGGTTTTGAAGATCTCATTATTTTAGGCGCTAAAGGACAGGAAACACAATTGTACTTTCAGAATAAAAAGGGTGACTTTGTCAAAAACAAGCTACCCGAAGCTGCAAAAGATGCAATTAATGAAGATACGGCAGTGGCCCTATTTGATGTGAATAATGATGGCTTAACAGATATACTTATCGCCAGTGGCGGAAACGAATTTACCACAGGAAAACCACTAACTCCCAGACTCTACTTAAATTCTGCTAATGGATATATTTTAAGTGAAAATGAATTTGATGGTCTTTATATTAATGCTTCTAAAATAAGTCCTGTAGATTTTGACAATGACAGTGATCTCGATTTTGCGATTACCAGCGATTTAGTTCCGCACGAGTTTGGCGCAACACCCAGCAGTTACCTTTTTATGAATGACGGTAAAGGTCATTTTAAAAATGCCACTGATAGCTTAGCGCCTGAGTTTTCAAATATCGGGAACGTAAAAGACCTTATTTGGGCAGATATTGACGGTAATGGCTATAACGATGCTTTAGTTTGTGGCCATTGGATGCCCATACAGATTTTTTTAAATGATGGAAAAAAATTAACCCTTCAGAAAAATTTAAGTCTTGATAAAACTAATGGTTTGTGGAATGCGCTAATTGCTGAAGATTTTGATAATGACGGTGACCTTGATTTTATTGCGGGTAATTGGGGACTTAACACCAGACTTACCGCTTCTTTAGAAAAACCGCTCAGTTTATACCGATATGATTTTGATGCAAATGGTAAGGTAGACCCGGTAACAACCTATTTTTATAAAGATACTGAAACGATATTGGCGACTAAAGATGAGATCGTAAAACAAATACCACCACTCAACAAGAAATTTCTTAGCTATCATGCCTTTGCACAAGCGCATATTGAAGATCTATTTTCAAAAGAAAAATTAAAAAAAGCTGATAAAAAGAAGGTGTTTACGCTAGAAACTACCTATTTTGAGAATACAGGAAATAGCACGTTTAAAGCTCATAAACTGCCTTTTATGACTCAAATCTCAAGCACGAAAGCGATATTTACAGATGACTTTAATGGCGATGGTTATAAAGATATTTTATTGCTGGGAAACGACAGCGAGATAAGTACACAACTAGGAAGACAAGATGCTTCCCACGGAATTTTTTTACTCAATAACGGTCAGGGTTCTTTTAATTATACCACGCAACATAATGTTGATATTAAAGGTGCCTCCCGCAGTATCACGCCTATTAAAATAAAGGACAGTTTATTTTATATTATAGGCAGAAATAATGAAAGTCCACTATTTTTAAGAAAAGAAAACTAA
- a CDS encoding VCBS repeat-containing protein gives MRFYKTLYILSFSLLITSCKKNKSENEDSLPDTPKLFSLLDPSETGLDFTNTITNSKDFNIFKYRNFYNGGGVAIGDINNDGLADIYMSANMGENKLFLNKGEFKFEDITEKAGVAGNKPWSTGVVMADVNGDGLLDIYVSNAGNMKGDNHDNELYINNGDLTFTEKATQYNLAKSGFSTQASFFDYDKDGDLDVYILNNSNVPVIGLGFAEQRNTRAEDWENVPDVFRGVGDLLMRNDGDTFTNVSEEAGIYGSLIGFGLGVMITDINNDLWPDIYISNDFYERDYLYINQKDGTFKEEIKNWTSHLSLSAMGVDMADINNDGLQDIFITDMLPEPEERVKSVMEFDSYNVYKLKQGKDFYQQFIQNTLQVNNGNGSFSEIAYYSGVDATDWSWAGLLVDLDNDGYRDIYVTNGINHDLTDLDFVDFFADEIIQDMALTGKRQAIDSIINKMPKKPLSNYAYRNKKDLTFENAAKEWGLDTLSMSNGSAYADLDNDGDLDLVVNNVNMKSFVFRNNAEKETKNHFLKVKFKGGAKNPFAVGASVKLYIKDQIILQELYPVRGFQSSMEYPMTIGLGGATVVDSMRVLWPNDKTQFFTALKADQTLELDQAEALETFIPQKIKKTKTLLTELTTSSLNSSPENAYNDFDYEGMISKKLSEEGPALAVGDVNGDGNDDVYIGGPKGEAGTLYLHQGKGKLVAKNQPVFDLDAFYEDTAASFFDADGDGDQDLLIASGGNEVGRKEVFKPRLYLNDGKGNFTKSPEELPSAFQNMSVVAPEDFDGDGDIDVFIGSRSVVGVYGIDPTHLFLENTGNGKFVNATERLAYDTKDAGMITAAIWLDVDGDFKKDLITVSEWGSPIIFKNSGKRLSKAKNALSNQMGWWNTIAAADIDNDGDIDLILGNEGQNLHYLPSVENPLVMYINDFDNNGTIEQITTIRKNGKDYPIHQKKEITAQMSSLKKQNLKASDYAKRSIDGIFSAESLKNAIKKTVSHSQSMIAVNDGKGNFTLKPLPYQVQLSCVCDIITADLNKDGLADLIMAGNNFEFKPQYSQLDANYGSVLLNAGNTNYNWQKYNDSGFFIKGEVKHLAKFKDKTGSTYIVAAINNDKPKIFELDE, from the coding sequence ATGAGATTTTATAAAACCCTCTATATACTAAGTTTTAGTTTGCTGATAACCTCTTGCAAAAAAAATAAATCTGAGAACGAAGATTCACTTCCTGATACGCCTAAATTATTTAGTCTTTTAGATCCTTCTGAAACGGGTTTAGATTTTACTAACACCATAACAAACAGCAAAGACTTCAACATCTTTAAATACCGCAATTTCTATAATGGTGGTGGTGTTGCCATAGGTGACATCAATAATGATGGACTTGCAGATATCTATATGAGTGCAAATATGGGCGAGAACAAATTATTCTTAAACAAAGGTGAATTTAAATTTGAAGACATAACCGAAAAAGCCGGTGTGGCTGGTAACAAACCGTGGTCTACCGGTGTGGTAATGGCAGATGTTAACGGCGATGGCTTACTCGATATTTATGTAAGCAATGCGGGTAATATGAAGGGTGATAATCACGATAATGAACTGTATATAAATAATGGTGATTTAACATTTACAGAAAAAGCAACCCAATACAATCTTGCAAAATCTGGCTTTTCTACACAGGCAAGTTTTTTTGATTACGATAAAGATGGCGATCTGGATGTTTATATTTTAAACAACAGTAATGTTCCGGTAATTGGTTTAGGCTTTGCAGAACAAAGAAATACTCGTGCTGAAGACTGGGAGAACGTGCCCGATGTCTTTAGAGGGGTAGGTGATTTATTAATGCGTAATGATGGTGACACCTTTACAAATGTTAGTGAAGAGGCCGGTATTTACGGGAGTCTTATAGGTTTTGGTCTGGGAGTTATGATAACCGACATCAATAATGATTTATGGCCAGATATTTATATTTCTAATGATTTTTACGAGCGTGATTATTTATACATAAACCAAAAAGATGGCACTTTTAAAGAAGAAATAAAAAACTGGACGTCTCACCTGTCACTTTCTGCAATGGGTGTTGATATGGCAGATATAAATAATGATGGCCTTCAGGATATTTTTATTACAGATATGCTTCCCGAACCAGAAGAACGCGTCAAATCTGTTATGGAATTTGACAGTTACAATGTTTACAAACTAAAGCAGGGCAAAGACTTTTATCAGCAATTTATACAAAATACACTTCAGGTTAATAACGGAAACGGATCATTCTCAGAAATCGCCTATTACAGTGGTGTAGATGCCACAGACTGGAGCTGGGCAGGATTATTAGTTGATTTAGATAATGATGGCTACAGAGATATTTATGTGACTAATGGGATTAACCACGACTTAACAGACCTTGATTTTGTTGACTTTTTTGCTGACGAAATTATTCAGGATATGGCGCTAACCGGTAAACGACAGGCAATAGATTCTATAATTAATAAAATGCCTAAAAAACCCCTTTCTAATTATGCTTACCGAAACAAGAAAGATTTAACCTTCGAAAATGCCGCTAAAGAATGGGGATTAGACACCTTAAGCATGTCTAATGGTAGCGCTTACGCAGATTTAGATAATGACGGCGATCTGGATCTAGTGGTAAATAATGTAAATATGAAGTCTTTTGTTTTTCGCAATAATGCAGAAAAGGAGACAAAAAATCACTTCCTAAAAGTCAAATTTAAGGGTGGCGCTAAAAATCCGTTTGCGGTAGGGGCTTCAGTAAAACTGTATATTAAAGATCAAATCATTCTTCAGGAATTATATCCTGTACGCGGTTTTCAATCTTCGATGGAATACCCTATGACTATAGGTCTTGGTGGTGCGACAGTCGTAGATTCTATGCGCGTATTATGGCCTAACGATAAAACCCAATTTTTCACAGCATTAAAAGCAGATCAAACCTTAGAACTTGATCAGGCTGAAGCTTTAGAGACATTTATTCCACAGAAAATAAAAAAAACGAAAACTCTACTTACAGAACTTACCACGAGTAGTTTAAACAGTTCGCCAGAAAACGCTTATAATGATTTTGATTATGAGGGTATGATCTCTAAAAAACTGTCTGAAGAAGGTCCTGCGCTTGCCGTAGGTGACGTCAATGGTGACGGTAACGATGATGTTTACATTGGCGGCCCTAAAGGGGAGGCAGGAACACTATATCTGCATCAGGGTAAAGGGAAACTAGTTGCAAAAAATCAGCCGGTTTTTGATTTAGATGCTTTTTATGAGGATACTGCTGCAAGCTTTTTTGATGCAGATGGCGATGGCGATCAGGATTTACTAATAGCTTCAGGAGGCAATGAAGTGGGCAGAAAAGAAGTCTTTAAACCCAGACTTTACCTCAATGATGGCAAGGGGAATTTTACTAAATCTCCAGAAGAATTACCTTCAGCATTTCAAAATATGAGTGTTGTAGCTCCAGAGGATTTTGACGGCGACGGCGACATAGATGTATTTATAGGCTCTCGCAGTGTTGTAGGTGTTTATGGTATAGATCCTACTCATTTGTTTTTAGAAAACACCGGTAACGGTAAGTTTGTAAATGCTACAGAACGCCTTGCATACGACACTAAAGACGCAGGTATGATAACTGCAGCAATCTGGCTTGATGTAGATGGTGACTTTAAAAAAGACCTGATAACGGTTTCAGAATGGGGAAGCCCTATTATTTTTAAAAATTCAGGAAAACGCCTTTCAAAAGCTAAAAATGCACTGAGTAATCAAATGGGCTGGTGGAATACCATTGCAGCTGCAGATATTGATAATGATGGAGATATAGATCTTATATTAGGTAATGAAGGTCAAAATTTACATTATCTGCCTTCCGTAGAAAATCCGTTAGTGATGTATATAAATGACTTTGATAATAATGGTACCATAGAGCAAATCACAACGATTCGGAAAAATGGAAAAGACTATCCCATACATCAGAAAAAAGAAATTACAGCACAAATGAGTTCGCTTAAGAAGCAAAACCTTAAAGCTTCAGATTATGCAAAACGGTCAATAGACGGCATCTTTTCTGCGGAAAGTCTCAAGAATGCGATTAAAAAGACGGTTTCTCATTCACAGTCTATGATAGCTGTAAATGACGGCAAAGGTAATTTTACCCTAAAGCCACTACCCTATCAGGTACAATTATCCTGCGTTTGTGATATCATCACTGCAGATCTTAATAAAGATGGTTTGGCAGACTTAATTATGGCGGGTAACAATTTTGAGTTTAAACCACAATATTCTCAGTTAGATGCTAATTACGGTAGTGTTTTACTCAATGCTGGAAACACTAATTATAACTGGCAAAAATACAATGACAGTGGCTTCTTTATAAAAGGAGAAGTGAAACACCTTGCAAAATTTAAAGACAAAACAGGAAGCACCTATATTGTTGCGGCTATTAATAATGATAAACCAAAGATTTTTGAGTTAGATGAATAA
- a CDS encoding RagB/SusD family nutrient uptake outer membrane protein — MKKNKNTIQRFSKVWLSAFAFAAILSSCTDLEIEQTDSNFRDANDSSFQGVTDPQSFVDDIYNQLRGQIGDQANLYALSEVTTDASLVPTRGSDWGDNGIWRQLHQHDWRPSHQFIENVWNQWNNTHFRAAQVLSDLTQADPTLKANASFLRALGMFVILDNYGQIPVRDVTATPFVDPEVISGQEAVDQIVSDLNDAIAGLPTVGPGSGVGDTNSPLIKATKASARYLLAKVLLNKHIYLKTEPATADMNQVITLVDAIAADGYALEDDYFDIFKNTLDKETIWFIPTAVGNRIWNGLHYNQSPEIVGGGWNGFATLAEYYDLFEGDANSNAPGSGQEERRGVVPNGGLPVSQVDGGVDVNDNNIADGSSVGFGFLIGQQFSDTGAPLNARSGKPLTFKRNFVDGNGNPSLINNDETTGIRVIKYNPRFGGQTEHEIFFRFSDAYLMKAEAMFRAGQDPTAMMNVLRGLREATPFSNAVTEQDIIDERGRELYTEFWRRNDLIRFGQYTKDWELKTPSEVGNDNRNLFPIPANQLILNPNLVQNPGY; from the coding sequence ATGAAAAAAAATAAAAATACAATTCAACGATTTTCAAAAGTATGGCTATCTGCTTTTGCTTTCGCTGCTATACTATCTTCGTGTACAGACCTGGAGATAGAGCAAACAGATTCAAATTTCCGTGACGCTAATGACTCATCATTTCAAGGTGTTACAGATCCGCAATCTTTTGTTGATGATATTTACAATCAATTAAGAGGTCAAATTGGAGACCAGGCTAATTTATATGCCCTTAGTGAAGTTACAACAGATGCTTCCCTAGTTCCAACAAGAGGATCTGACTGGGGTGATAACGGGATCTGGCGCCAATTACACCAGCACGACTGGAGGCCAAGTCATCAATTTATCGAAAATGTTTGGAATCAATGGAACAATACACATTTTAGAGCAGCTCAGGTTCTTTCTGACTTAACACAAGCTGATCCTACTCTTAAAGCTAATGCATCTTTTTTAAGAGCATTGGGAATGTTTGTTATTTTAGATAACTATGGTCAAATACCAGTGAGAGATGTGACTGCTACTCCTTTTGTAGATCCTGAAGTAATAAGTGGTCAGGAAGCTGTAGATCAAATTGTTTCTGATCTTAATGATGCTATTGCTGGTTTACCTACAGTTGGTCCGGGTAGTGGCGTTGGAGATACCAATTCTCCTTTAATTAAAGCAACTAAAGCTTCTGCCAGATATCTGCTTGCCAAAGTTCTATTAAATAAACATATCTATTTAAAGACTGAACCTGCAACAGCAGACATGAATCAAGTAATAACATTAGTTGATGCTATTGCAGCAGACGGTTATGCTCTTGAAGATGACTATTTTGATATATTTAAAAATACATTAGATAAAGAAACAATCTGGTTTATCCCAACAGCGGTAGGTAACAGAATCTGGAATGGTTTACATTACAATCAATCTCCAGAGATTGTTGGAGGAGGCTGGAATGGTTTTGCTACTTTAGCAGAATATTATGATTTATTTGAAGGGGATGCTAATTCAAATGCACCAGGTTCGGGTCAGGAAGAAAGAAGAGGTGTAGTCCCTAACGGTGGTTTACCGGTATCTCAAGTTGATGGTGGAGTCGATGTAAATGATAATAATATTGCAGATGGTTCTAGCGTAGGTTTTGGTTTCCTAATTGGTCAACAGTTTTCTGACACTGGTGCACCCTTAAATGCTAGATCTGGAAAACCATTAACATTTAAAAGAAATTTTGTAGATGGAAATGGTAACCCTAGCCTTATAAATAATGATGAAACTACCGGTATCCGAGTAATTAAATATAACCCAAGATTTGGAGGTCAGACTGAACACGAAATATTCTTCCGCTTTTCAGATGCATACCTTATGAAAGCTGAAGCCATGTTTAGAGCGGGACAGGACCCTACAGCAATGATGAATGTTTTGAGAGGTTTACGTGAAGCTACGCCATTTAGTAACGCTGTAACAGAACAAGACATTATTGATGAGAGAGGCCGTGAGTTATACACAGAATTCTGGAGACGTAATGATTTAATTCGTTTTGGTCAATATACTAAAGACTGGGAGTTAAAAACACCTTCTGAAGTTGGTAATGATAATAGAAATTTATTTCCTATTCCTGCTAATCAATTAATACTTAACCCTAATTTAGTTCAAAACCCGGGTTACTAA